A window from Streptomyces sp. NBC_00299 encodes these proteins:
- a CDS encoding GlxA family transcriptional regulator — protein sequence MSHDSTAAPEAAARKLSGRRRKEIVAVLLFSGGPIFESSIPLSVFGIDRQDAGVPRYRLLVCGGEEGPLRTTGGLELTAPHGLEAISRAGTVVVPAWRSITSPPPEDALDALRRAHEEGARIVGLCTGAFVLAAAGLLDGRPATTHWMYAPTLAKRYPSVHVDPRELFVDDGDVLTSAGTAAGIDLCLHIVRTDHGNEAAGALARRLVVPPRRTGGQERYLDRSLPEEIGADPLAEVVAWALEHLHEQFDVETLAARAYMSRRTFDRRFRSLTGSAPLQWLITQRVLQAQRLLETSDYSVDEVAGRCGFRSPVALRGHFRRQLGSSPAAYRAAYRARRPQGDRPTDSEPTVGPGAMPSGPPPSPYAEGGPVPPQTRRTPAPVGPPAPSENGRELYIGGRATLPGQRSGA from the coding sequence ATGAGCCACGACTCCACTGCCGCGCCGGAAGCCGCGGCCCGGAAGCTTTCCGGGCGACGCCGCAAGGAGATCGTCGCGGTGCTGCTGTTCAGCGGCGGCCCCATCTTCGAGAGTTCCATACCGCTGTCGGTGTTCGGGATAGACCGCCAGGACGCCGGCGTGCCGCGCTACCGCTTGCTCGTGTGCGGCGGCGAGGAAGGCCCTCTGCGGACCACAGGGGGCCTGGAACTCACCGCACCACATGGCCTGGAGGCGATCTCGAGGGCGGGCACGGTCGTAGTACCGGCCTGGCGCTCGATCACTTCGCCACCGCCCGAGGATGCGCTCGACGCTCTGCGTCGGGCGCACGAGGAAGGCGCCCGGATAGTCGGACTGTGCACCGGCGCCTTCGTCCTCGCCGCGGCGGGCCTGTTGGACGGCCGCCCCGCGACGACACACTGGATGTACGCACCGACGCTGGCCAAGCGCTATCCGTCGGTGCATGTGGATCCGCGAGAACTCTTCGTGGACGACGGCGATGTGCTGACGTCGGCGGGTACGGCGGCCGGCATCGACCTCTGTCTCCACATCGTGCGGACGGACCACGGCAACGAGGCGGCCGGGGCTCTGGCCCGCCGCCTGGTGGTCCCACCGCGCCGGACCGGCGGTCAGGAGCGCTACCTCGATCGATCTTTACCAGAGGAGATCGGCGCCGACCCGCTGGCCGAGGTCGTCGCCTGGGCGCTGGAGCACCTGCACGAACAGTTCGACGTCGAGACGCTGGCGGCACGCGCGTACATGAGCCGCCGCACCTTCGACCGCCGCTTCCGCTCCCTCACCGGGAGCGCCCCGCTGCAGTGGCTGATCACCCAGCGGGTGCTGCAGGCGCAGCGGCTGCTGGAGACGTCGGACTACTCGGTGGACGAGGTGGCGGGCCGCTGCGGCTTCCGCTCCCCGGTGGCACTGCGCGGCCACTTCCGCCGGCAGCTCGGCTCGTCTCCGGCCGCGTACCGGGCGGCGTACCGTGCGCGCCGTCCGCAGGGCGACCGGCCGACGGACTCGGAGCCCACGGTCGGTCCGGGCGCCATGCCCTCGGGCCCCCCGCCCAGCCCGTACGCGGAGGGCGGCCCGGTCCCGCCCCAGACGCGCCGCACCCCGGCGCCCGTGGGCCCGCCCGCGCCCTCGGAGAACGGGCGGGAGCTGTACATCGGAGGCCGGGCGACCCTGCCGGGGCAGCGCAGCGGAGCGTGA
- a CDS encoding universal stress protein, which yields MAGHEFFEPADRKRPVADPTAAEPLAAEQPRHSCDPAFKHGVVVGFDGSTSSERALAYAIGMAHRSGSGLIIVHVANRLPTTVWAGCEPPVFVDVPDHRTEVLGLELACAEYLAEVPWILVERGGDICHELEEVGREYEADAIVVGSTHGIVGRIFGSVAGRLAKRAKRPVVVIP from the coding sequence ATGGCCGGTCACGAATTCTTCGAACCCGCGGACCGCAAGCGGCCCGTCGCCGACCCCACGGCGGCCGAGCCCCTGGCGGCGGAACAGCCACGCCATTCCTGCGACCCCGCTTTCAAGCACGGCGTCGTCGTCGGCTTCGACGGCTCCACGTCCAGTGAGCGCGCCCTGGCGTACGCCATCGGTATGGCTCATCGCTCCGGGTCGGGCCTGATCATCGTCCACGTCGCCAACCGGCTGCCCACCACGGTGTGGGCGGGCTGCGAGCCGCCGGTCTTCGTCGACGTGCCGGACCACCGCACCGAGGTGCTCGGCCTCGAACTCGCCTGCGCGGAGTATCTCGCCGAGGTGCCCTGGATCCTCGTCGAGCGCGGCGGAGACATCTGCCACGAACTCGAAGAGGTCGGGCGGGAGTACGAGGCGGACGCGATCGTCGTCGGTTCCACGCACGGCATCGTCGGACGGATCTTCGGCTCCGTCGCCGGGCGGCTCGCCAAGCGGGCCAAGCGTCCCGTCGTTGTCATTCCGTAA
- a CDS encoding GPR1/FUN34/YaaH family transporter encodes MDNDVSAGSGITTVVGRLALGVTLLAFGLGYADVIDGVSAADAVSIAQYVGGIALFVAGLLALRDHDAANGTAFVALGALWFTWAVSADSQVSANAAGLFLLLFALVALTLTLAGGDQLGQAAYGLFFVSLLLMAIAGFADNDGLTKVGGWFAVAAGAVAWYAATAALAHWPTALPRRAAGRGVTATG; translated from the coding sequence GTGGACAACGACGTCTCTGCGGGAAGCGGAATAACCACCGTGGTCGGCCGACTCGCCCTCGGTGTCACCCTGTTGGCCTTCGGGCTGGGGTACGCCGATGTGATCGACGGCGTGTCAGCTGCTGACGCCGTATCAATCGCCCAGTACGTGGGCGGCATTGCCCTCTTCGTCGCCGGCCTGCTGGCCCTGCGCGACCATGACGCCGCGAACGGGACCGCGTTCGTGGCGCTCGGCGCCCTGTGGTTCACCTGGGCCGTCTCCGCCGACAGCCAGGTGTCCGCCAACGCGGCCGGGTTGTTCCTGCTGCTGTTCGCCCTCGTGGCGCTGACGCTGACCCTCGCGGGGGGCGACCAGCTCGGTCAGGCCGCGTACGGGTTGTTCTTCGTGTCCCTGCTGCTCATGGCCATCGCCGGCTTCGCCGACAACGACGGGCTCACCAAGGTGGGCGGCTGGTTCGCCGTCGCCGCGGGTGCGGTGGCCTGGTACGCCGCGACTGCGGCTCTCGCGCACTGGCCGACCGCACTTCCGCGACGCGCTGCGGGCCGGGGGGTGACGGCCACCGGTTAG